One genomic segment of Chloroflexota bacterium includes these proteins:
- a CDS encoding VUT family protein, translated as MPYLIGYILVIVLANWAISTFGLVPVGFGLLAPAGVYFAGLAFTLRDLVQEQLGRKWTVGAIVVGAGVSAILSPGLAIASGVAFLASELADFAVYTPLRERNWLLAVALSNTVGLVADSILFLLLAFGSLEFLAGQVVGKGWMTVLAIALLWTVRRRLAPRPASTG; from the coding sequence ATGCCCTACCTGATCGGCTACATCCTGGTGATTGTCCTGGCCAACTGGGCCATCTCCACCTTCGGTCTGGTGCCGGTCGGTTTCGGGCTGCTGGCGCCGGCCGGGGTCTACTTTGCCGGGCTGGCGTTCACCCTGCGAGATCTGGTGCAGGAGCAGCTCGGGCGCAAGTGGACCGTCGGGGCCATCGTCGTCGGGGCGGGCGTCTCGGCCATCCTGTCACCGGGCCTCGCCATCGCCAGCGGCGTCGCGTTCCTCGCCAGCGAGCTCGCAGACTTCGCCGTGTACACGCCGCTCCGCGAACGGAACTGGCTGCTCGCCGTGGCCCTGTCCAACACCGTGGGGCTGGTCGCGGACAGCATTCTGTTCCTGCTGCTGGCATTCGGCAGCCTTGAGTTCCTGGCGGGTCAGGTGGTGGGGAAGGGCTGGATGACGGTGCTCGCCATCGCGCTGCTCTGGACGGTGCGCCGCCGGCTCGCGCCGCGCCCAGCATCGACCGGCTGA
- a CDS encoding site-specific DNA-methyltransferase — protein MRVTGQASIDAHPFLPDGGRGRVLHSDNLDVLAGLPDRLIDLVYVDPPFNTGRAQVLTRLKTARDDDGDRTGFQGQRYRTVALGRASYVDIHDDYLAFIEPRLAEIHRVLKPSGTLYFHIDYREAHYCKLLLDLIFGRACFLNEIIWAYDFGGRPRRRWPAKHDTILVYVKDVDRYYFDAEAVERIPYMAPGLVGAEKAARGKLPTDTWWHTIVPTAGKERTGYPSQKPLGILRRIVQASSPPGGLVADFFAGSGTTGAACLELGRQFLLVDNNPAAIATMRTRFLGHDGIRFDVVGSPEAAPVPDDADHATPGFPPRPLGAAPSPTEPAPPGDGPACPT, from the coding sequence ATGCGGGTGACCGGTCAGGCGAGCATCGACGCGCACCCGTTCCTGCCAGACGGCGGGCGCGGCCGGGTGCTCCATTCCGACAACCTGGACGTGCTGGCGGGCCTGCCCGACCGGTTGATTGACCTCGTGTACGTCGATCCGCCCTTCAATACGGGCCGAGCACAGGTGCTGACGCGCCTGAAGACCGCCCGCGACGACGACGGCGACCGAACGGGCTTCCAGGGACAGCGGTATCGGACGGTAGCGCTGGGGCGGGCCAGCTACGTGGACATCCACGACGACTACCTCGCGTTCATCGAGCCCCGCCTGGCCGAGATCCATCGTGTGCTCAAGCCGTCAGGAACGCTCTACTTCCACATCGACTACCGCGAGGCCCACTACTGCAAGCTCTTGCTCGACCTGATCTTCGGGCGCGCCTGCTTCCTGAACGAGATCATCTGGGCCTACGACTTCGGCGGACGGCCGCGCCGCCGCTGGCCCGCCAAGCATGACACCATCCTGGTGTACGTCAAGGACGTCGACCGCTACTACTTCGACGCCGAGGCCGTCGAGCGGATCCCCTACATGGCTCCGGGGCTGGTCGGCGCCGAGAAGGCAGCGCGCGGCAAGCTCCCGACCGACACGTGGTGGCACACCATCGTGCCGACCGCTGGCAAGGAGCGGACAGGATATCCAAGCCAGAAGCCGCTGGGCATCCTGCGGCGCATCGTCCAGGCGTCCTCGCCGCCCGGGGGCCTCGTGGCCGACTTCTTCGCCGGCAGCGGCACGACCGGCGCGGCCTGCCTGGAGCTTGGGCGTCAGTTCCTGCTGGTGGACAACAACCCCGCGGCCATCGCCACCATGCGTACGCGCTTCCTGGGTCACGACGGCATCAGATTCGACGTGGTCGGCTCGCCGGAGGCCGCGCCGGTGCCGGATGATGCTGATCACGCCACGCCCGGCTTCCCGCCTCGACCCCTCGGAGCTGCGCCCTCGCCGACCGAGCCAGCACCCCCTGGAGACGGACCCGCATGCCCTACCTGA